A single genomic interval of Alistipes provencensis harbors:
- a CDS encoding RNA polymerase sigma-70 factor — translation MDSDEHIILKKLRDGDSEALDILYLRYASKVRDFAFRLLKDSTDAEDVTHDIFLKIWEQRRDMGKILSFRGYLFRMTRNAIFNAFKYRQVRYKYQTQVGTGENPLVPETENRVSTDDLLEMIDVAVRNMPEQRRRVFCMSRYENMSYNDIAEALNISPKTVQYHISGALAELRKLLSAMVFFV, via the coding sequence ATGGACAGTGACGAACATATCATCCTGAAAAAATTGAGGGACGGGGACTCTGAAGCATTGGATATCCTCTACCTGCGCTATGCCTCCAAAGTCCGCGATTTCGCTTTCCGGCTTCTCAAGGACAGTACTGATGCCGAGGATGTTACACATGATATTTTCCTCAAGATCTGGGAGCAGCGCCGGGATATGGGGAAGATACTTTCGTTCCGGGGCTATCTGTTCCGCATGACGCGCAATGCCATTTTCAATGCCTTCAAGTACCGGCAGGTCCGGTACAAGTACCAGACGCAGGTCGGGACCGGGGAGAATCCGCTTGTTCCCGAAACCGAAAATCGGGTGTCGACGGACGATCTGCTGGAGATGATCGACGTGGCCGTCCGCAACATGCCCGAGCAGCGGCGCCGGGTTTTCTGCATGAGCCGTTATGAGAACATGTCCTACAACGACATTGCCGAGGCGCTCAATATCAGTCCCAAGACCGTGCAATACCATATTTCCGGGGCGCTGGCCGAATTGCGCAAGCTCCTTTCGGCGATGGTCTTCTTCGTGTAG
- the lipB gene encoding lipoyl(octanoyl) transferase LipB codes for MKVSCRDLGAMDYKDCWDLQQSLFDALIARKRAGSHPVPGAGSDPDDAGTILLVEHPPVYTLGKSGHTENLLVTREALEGMGAQFFHIDRGGDITFHGPGQLVCYPILDLERIGIGLREYIEALEEAVIRTVARYGITAGRVAGASGVWIDPGGRRPRKICAIGVRSSRFITMHGFALNVSTDLGWFTRINPCGFTDRGVTSIASETGLQPPIQEVKRAVIEILGKVLQCEIATAL; via the coding sequence ATGAAAGTCTCCTGCCGGGACCTCGGAGCGATGGACTACAAGGACTGCTGGGATTTGCAGCAGTCGCTGTTCGACGCGCTGATCGCCCGGAAAAGAGCAGGTTCACATCCCGTCCCGGGCGCCGGAAGCGATCCGGACGATGCGGGCACGATCCTGCTGGTGGAGCATCCTCCGGTCTACACGCTGGGCAAAAGCGGGCATACGGAAAACCTGCTCGTGACCCGCGAGGCGCTCGAAGGGATGGGCGCACAGTTCTTTCACATCGACCGCGGCGGCGACATCACCTTCCACGGGCCCGGGCAGTTGGTCTGCTATCCGATCCTCGATCTGGAGCGCATCGGCATCGGGCTGAGGGAGTACATCGAAGCGCTGGAGGAGGCGGTGATCCGCACGGTGGCCCGCTACGGCATCACGGCGGGACGCGTCGCCGGGGCTTCGGGTGTCTGGATCGACCCCGGAGGCAGGCGTCCTCGCAAGATCTGCGCAATAGGCGTACGCTCGTCGCGTTTTATTACCATGCACGGGTTCGCGCTGAACGTCTCGACCGACCTCGGGTGGTTCACGCGCATCAACCCCTGCGGATTTACCGACCGGGGCGTCACCTCGATTGCGTCGGAAACGGGATTGCAGCCGCCGATACAGGAGGTAAAGCGGGCGGTTATCGAGATATTGGGCAAGGTGCTACAATGCGAAATCGCAACAGCCCTTTAA
- a CDS encoding BACON domain-containing protein, which translates to MKKQLLFIAFLLCACLAGSCKDDDPAAPDSLYMYSTSATVEAGAGTQSVTIFTTCAWEASGDDWVTIEPLSGGEKGIFAVHLSFGANDTGSPRTGSVVFNAGTYSETYTLTQKAQ; encoded by the coding sequence ATGAAAAAACAGCTACTATTCATTGCGTTCCTGTTATGCGCATGTCTGGCGGGCAGTTGCAAGGACGACGATCCGGCCGCACCCGACAGCCTCTATATGTACAGCACGTCGGCGACCGTGGAAGCCGGCGCCGGCACGCAATCCGTGACGATCTTCACCACCTGCGCATGGGAGGCGTCGGGTGACGACTGGGTCACGATCGAACCTCTCTCGGGAGGCGAAAAGGGTATTTTCGCCGTCCACCTCAGCTTCGGAGCCAACGACACGGGCTCTCCGCGCACCGGCAGCGTCGTTTTCAATGCCGGGACCTACTCGGAAACCTACACCTTGACCCAGAAAGCACAGTAA
- the recJ gene encoding single-stranded-DNA-specific exonuclease RecJ: MPIEKRWVVKPQGDPATAAMLAAALRISPVLANLLVQRGIDTVEKAEKFFKPNLADLHDPFLMKDMEKAVERVERAVANNEKIMVYGDYDVDGCTAVALVYKFLRQIGHKNLMFYIPDRYTEGYGISIKGIDLAARKGVGLIIALDCGIKATEKVVYAKTKGVDFIICDHHLPAEEIPKAVAVLDPKRVDCSYPFDELSGCGVGFKLVQAYAQKNRIPFEQIVPLLDLLVVSIASDIVPLVGENRILAYFGLKYLNREPSKGLLSIIKICGLDKHNITIDDIVFKIGPRINAAGRMRMDENDENASPSGGHAAVELLIEGNESIAEEFGSVIDAYNQDRKSIDRSVTQEAHDFIERNPAMKALKSTVIYNPRWMKGIVGIVASRLIETYYRPTVVLTMSNGFVTGSARSVPGFDLYQAVESCSDLLENFGGHMYAAGLTMRPENVEEFTRRFNAYVEENIDPQMLVPQVDIDSELLFSDITPTFRKDLNRFQPFGPGNTAPVFATCGVSNHGDAKLVGVECEHLRMDLMQRQKPNTKIQAIAFQQPTHYEWVRSGRPVDVCYQIVENHYRGMVTTQLRIKDIKPVLNR; this comes from the coding sequence ATGCCTATAGAAAAACGCTGGGTAGTGAAGCCACAAGGCGACCCCGCGACGGCGGCCATGTTGGCTGCCGCTCTGCGGATCTCGCCCGTGCTGGCCAATCTGCTCGTACAAAGAGGCATAGACACTGTAGAGAAGGCGGAGAAGTTCTTTAAACCGAACCTCGCCGACCTGCACGATCCGTTCCTGATGAAGGACATGGAGAAGGCGGTCGAACGGGTCGAACGGGCCGTCGCGAACAATGAGAAGATCATGGTTTACGGCGACTACGATGTGGACGGCTGCACGGCCGTCGCGTTGGTTTACAAATTCCTGCGCCAGATCGGGCACAAGAACCTGATGTTCTACATCCCCGACCGTTATACCGAAGGTTACGGTATTTCGATCAAAGGTATCGACCTCGCAGCCCGTAAGGGCGTGGGGCTTATCATTGCCCTCGACTGCGGCATCAAAGCCACGGAAAAGGTTGTCTATGCGAAAACGAAAGGCGTGGATTTCATTATCTGCGACCACCACCTCCCGGCCGAGGAGATTCCCAAGGCCGTAGCCGTTCTGGACCCCAAGCGGGTCGATTGTTCCTACCCGTTCGACGAACTGTCGGGTTGCGGCGTGGGATTCAAGCTCGTGCAGGCCTATGCACAGAAAAACCGCATTCCCTTCGAGCAGATCGTGCCGCTGCTGGACCTGCTGGTCGTGTCGATCGCTTCGGACATCGTGCCGCTGGTGGGCGAGAACCGTATTCTGGCCTATTTCGGGCTGAAATACCTCAACCGCGAACCATCGAAGGGCCTGCTGTCGATCATCAAGATCTGCGGGCTGGACAAGCACAACATCACCATCGACGACATCGTCTTCAAAATCGGGCCGCGCATCAACGCCGCCGGCCGGATGCGGATGGACGAGAACGACGAGAACGCGTCGCCTTCGGGCGGCCATGCCGCCGTCGAACTGCTGATCGAGGGTAACGAGTCGATCGCCGAGGAGTTCGGCAGCGTGATCGACGCCTACAATCAGGACCGCAAGTCGATCGACCGCTCCGTCACGCAGGAGGCGCACGATTTCATCGAGCGCAACCCCGCGATGAAGGCCCTGAAGAGCACGGTGATCTACAACCCGCGCTGGATGAAGGGCATCGTGGGGATCGTGGCCTCGCGCCTGATCGAGACCTACTACCGCCCGACGGTGGTGCTGACGATGAGCAACGGATTTGTGACCGGCTCGGCGCGTTCGGTACCGGGATTCGACCTGTATCAGGCCGTCGAATCGTGTTCGGACCTGCTGGAAAACTTCGGCGGACACATGTACGCCGCGGGTCTGACGATGCGTCCGGAAAATGTCGAGGAGTTCACCCGGCGGTTCAACGCCTATGTCGAGGAGAACATCGACCCGCAGATGCTCGTGCCGCAGGTGGACATCGACAGCGAACTGCTGTTCTCGGACATCACGCCGACGTTCCGCAAGGACCTGAACCGTTTCCAGCCGTTCGGACCGGGCAACACGGCTCCGGTCTTCGCCACATGCGGCGTGAGCAACCACGGCGACGCCAAGCTCGTCGGCGTGGAGTGCGAACACCTGCGCATGGACCTGATGCAGCGCCAGAAGCCCAATACGAAGATTCAGGCCATCGCCTTCCAGCAACCCACGCATTACGAATGGGTGCGCTCAGGACGTCCGGTCGACGTCTGCTACCAGATCGTCGAGAACCACTACCGGGGCATGGTGACCACCCAGCTCCGCATCAAGGACATCAAGCCGGTGCTGAACCGGTAA
- the lipA gene encoding lipoyl synthase, translated as MPKFYDKVDVLKKPGWLKIRLHRTPEWSEVRHIVEKHNLHTICSSGMCPNQAECWSRRTATFMILGDICTRGCRFCATKTGHPLAPDAEEPRKVAESVALMKLRYVVVTSVTRDDLPDGGARHWAATVEAIRSQNSDAVIELLIPDLDARPDLLDVVIASKPGIIGHNIETVERLTPVVRSRAKYHTSLETLRYLSDQGVVTKSGLMVGLGESDDEVLQTLHDLREAGVRIVTLGQYLRPTLEHYPVAAYITPEKFEWYRLRALEMGFSYCASAPLVRSSYMAEEALQSVKSL; from the coding sequence ATGCCGAAGTTTTATGACAAGGTAGATGTACTGAAAAAACCCGGATGGCTGAAGATCCGTCTCCACCGCACCCCCGAATGGTCCGAAGTGCGGCACATCGTCGAAAAGCATAACCTGCACACGATTTGCAGCAGCGGCATGTGTCCCAATCAGGCCGAGTGCTGGAGCCGGAGAACCGCAACCTTCATGATTCTGGGAGACATCTGTACCCGGGGTTGCCGTTTCTGCGCAACCAAGACCGGACATCCCCTTGCCCCCGACGCCGAAGAGCCCCGGAAGGTGGCCGAAAGCGTCGCCCTGATGAAACTGAGGTATGTCGTCGTCACTTCCGTGACCCGCGACGACCTCCCCGACGGCGGGGCCCGGCACTGGGCCGCAACCGTGGAGGCCATCCGGTCACAGAACAGCGACGCCGTAATTGAGCTCCTTATTCCCGATTTGGACGCACGGCCCGACCTCTTGGACGTGGTCATTGCGTCGAAGCCCGGTATCATCGGGCACAACATCGAAACCGTCGAGCGACTGACCCCCGTGGTGCGCTCCAGAGCCAAGTACCACACGAGTCTGGAGACCCTGCGTTACCTGAGCGATCAGGGCGTCGTAACGAAGAGCGGACTGATGGTCGGACTTGGCGAGAGCGATGATGAAGTTTTGCAAACCCTGCACGACCTGCGCGAAGCGGGCGTGCGGATTGTGACACTCGGTCAGTACCTTCGGCCTACTCTGGAGCACTACCCCGTTGCGGCGTATATCACTCCCGAAAAATTCGAATGGTACAGGCTCAGAGCGCTGGAAATGGGCTTCAGCTACTGTGCGAGCGCACCGCTGGTCCGCTCGTCGTACATGGCTGAGGAGGCCCTGCAAAGTGTAAAAAGTTTGTAA
- a CDS encoding AraC family transcriptional regulator yields MKNSLTSSVQQPMIVKYVEALHNGIQSQALSRYAIGYILRGTKYIYDGDKRQTLSRGDVFYLGIGHHYIENFPEGGQPFEQVLFYYTPDDLQRILMHLNITYGLNISNEHSCENCRNRSHVAAPAWNSLRNFFINTNNYLRDEDFRHDETAENIKMTELIYLLASHEDCCIKSKLLSNVDSAKENFEQIVYDHIFKDISIEELSKLTNRSLTSFKKEFRRHFQMPPHKWYIRQRLMHSRLLLISTSKSISEIGNECTFPNTSHFIKLFKKEYQMTPATYRHRHISSLTAEQPALQDAPEAVEMREAL; encoded by the coding sequence ATGAAGAATTCATTGACTTCATCGGTGCAGCAGCCGATGATCGTGAAGTATGTAGAGGCGCTTCACAACGGAATCCAATCGCAGGCTCTTTCACGTTATGCCATCGGGTACATCCTCCGCGGCACGAAGTACATCTACGACGGCGATAAGCGTCAGACACTTTCGCGCGGCGACGTATTTTACTTGGGCATCGGGCACCACTACATCGAAAACTTCCCCGAAGGCGGGCAGCCTTTCGAGCAGGTGCTCTTTTATTACACGCCGGACGACCTGCAACGTATCCTCATGCACCTGAACATCACCTACGGCCTGAACATTTCGAACGAACATTCGTGCGAAAACTGCCGTAACCGGTCGCATGTGGCCGCGCCTGCCTGGAACTCGCTGCGCAACTTTTTCATCAACACCAACAACTATCTGCGCGATGAGGACTTCCGTCACGACGAGACGGCCGAGAACATCAAGATGACCGAGTTGATCTACCTGCTCGCCTCGCACGAGGATTGCTGCATCAAGAGCAAGCTGCTCAGCAACGTCGACTCTGCGAAGGAGAACTTCGAACAGATCGTTTACGACCACATCTTCAAGGACATATCGATCGAGGAGCTTTCGAAGCTCACCAACCGTTCGCTGACCTCGTTCAAGAAGGAATTCCGCCGCCATTTCCAGATGCCGCCCCACAAATGGTACATCCGCCAGCGGCTCATGCACTCGCGCCTGCTGCTCATCTCCACGTCGAAATCCATCTCGGAAATCGGCAACGAGTGCACCTTCCCCAACACGTCGCATTTCATCAAGCTCTTCAAGAAGGAGTACCAGATGACGCCCGCCACCTACCGTCACCGCCACATTTCGTCGCTGACGGCCGAACAGCCCGCGTTGCAGGACGCTCCGGAGGCCGTGGAGATGCGCGAAGCGCTTTAA